CCACCAATTAAATATTCAACTTTCTGACAATTCTAGGACAAAATGTGAAAAACTGACCACTGAACACTATCAAAAAAACCCTCCAAAAAAGAGGGTTTTCACACCAAATTTTATTCCTCATTAAGCTTTTTAATCCGTCTATCTACCCATTTTAAAAATACAGTAACAAAAAAACTGCTTAAGGTTCCAATAATGGCCATACATACGGTCACTATAATATCATCAATGGGTAGATTTGGTAAAATCCCGAAAACTATTCCGCCAATAATTCCTACTCTATAAGTGTCCATAATTCCTGGCTTATCGGTCGGGATCAAGCAATGGGTTCCTTTCAGGTATGGCAGTCGGGCCAAAGGGCTCGTGGTTGTCTTCCCAGTCATCCTCATCCCGGATTACAGCCTGACAGATTACGGTCGCAACCATTCCGGCAACCATAACATAGCCCGCCAGTTTTATAACGGGAGCGGGGAGAAGCCCTGGGGCAGCTAATATGCTAACTCCCAACGAAGTCAATGCCATTCCCACATTTCTGATAAAACGGAAAAATTTCGGTGTTGGTTGTTCCAATCGTTCAAAAAAATTCATGAGTTTAGTTTTTCAATGTTATATGATAAATCCGCCCACCCACCCTTTTTATTAATTGTTTAACCATTGGTCAGCGCCCCGAGAATTCGGAACAAATGGTCAAAAACAATGCTTCATGCGCTTCCCGAAAGGCCTCTATCCGCAGTAACACCCTGTTCAATGCATTTTGCGATCCCAGACCTTTACCCAATCCTGTCAATTGGGACATAGGAGCAATGACACCCCCCAAATCTTCGCTCCCTTCAGTTAAGGGTCTGATTAGAATTCCTTTTCTCCCATATACATTTTTCAACAATAAATGATGCCTGTATTCCGGTGAATAAAAAGTCTCCATTTCATAGGTGCCATCGGGAATACATGAATTCCCGCTATCATTTGGCAACCAAGGAAGCTCAAGACAAAAACATAAAAATTGGCCTTTGTGGAATAAAGCTCCGTGGCTTGCCATTTTATAATGGGTGCGGTGCAGATAAAAGTCCATCTTGAAATTTTTACGGCAATTGATCTACACCTACAATCGCTAGGGCATTGAACGAACCATTCCTCAAGGAATACATTTCACCGTTCACCTCTTGAAAGAAACTTACCCCTATCACCTGTATTATAGGTAGGGTAGTGCCGGCGGTCACACTGGAAGTCAAATTAATAGCTGGCTGCAATTGCTGATCCC
The Aequorivita iocasae genome window above contains:
- a CDS encoding DUF5675 family protein, whose protein sequence is MDFYLHRTHYKMASHGALFHKGQFLCFCLELPWLPNDSGNSCIPDGTYEMETFYSPEYRHHLLLKNVYGRKGILIRPLTEGSEDLGGVIAPMSQLTGLGKGLGSQNALNRVLLRIEAFREAHEALFLTICSEFSGR